Proteins from one Candidatus Eisenbacteria bacterium genomic window:
- the miaA gene encoding tRNA (adenosine(37)-N6)-dimethylallyltransferase MiaA, protein MGAPRAIALVGVTATGKTALAEAIAADLGAEVVCCDSRQVFRELDIGTGKPSREERAARPHHLFDALEIGQRGSAGWFGRAAQEARDRIRGSGRVPMLVGGSGLYLRAATEGLAGEPPHDAATRIRVRQAMEAEGPEPMHRRLAELDPETAGRLAPRDRQRIARALEVVESSGRPISWWRRQAPPAASEETWVIVEVVEDPARLRSHIAERTRWMFAHGLVEETQGLRAAGREEVLRSLRAIGYDEALALLEGKLTLAEAEQRTNLRTAQLAKRQRTWFRHQVRAIRLQAPVDARALRARIRETLEA, encoded by the coding sequence GTGGGCGCCCCGCGCGCGATCGCCCTGGTCGGGGTGACCGCGACCGGCAAGACCGCGCTCGCCGAGGCGATCGCCGCCGATCTCGGCGCCGAAGTGGTGTGCTGCGACTCGCGCCAGGTGTTTCGAGAGCTCGACATCGGAACCGGAAAGCCCAGCCGCGAGGAACGGGCCGCGAGGCCGCACCATCTCTTCGACGCGCTCGAGATCGGGCAGCGCGGAAGCGCTGGATGGTTCGGGCGCGCCGCACAGGAGGCGCGCGACCGGATCCGCGGAAGCGGCCGCGTGCCGATGCTGGTGGGAGGGTCGGGTCTCTATCTGCGGGCCGCCACCGAAGGCCTCGCGGGAGAGCCACCTCACGACGCAGCGACGCGCATCCGCGTTCGCCAGGCGATGGAGGCCGAAGGTCCCGAGCCGATGCACCGGCGACTCGCCGAGCTCGATCCCGAAACGGCGGGGCGGCTCGCGCCGCGCGACCGCCAGCGGATCGCCCGCGCGCTCGAAGTGGTGGAGAGCAGCGGGCGGCCCATCTCATGGTGGCGCCGGCAGGCTCCGCCTGCCGCGAGCGAGGAGACGTGGGTGATCGTCGAGGTGGTCGAGGATCCGGCTCGGCTGCGAAGCCACATCGCCGAGCGCACCCGCTGGATGTTCGCTCACGGACTGGTCGAGGAGACCCAGGGGCTGCGCGCCGCGGGCCGCGAGGAGGTGTTGCGGTCGCTGCGCGCGATCGGATACGACGAGGCGCTCGCGCTCCTCGAAGGCAAGCTCACGCTGGCCGAAGCGGAGCAGCGGACCAACCTGCGCACGGCGCAGCTCGCGAAGCGTCAGCGCACGTGGTTTCGGCACCAGGTCCGCGCCATCCGGCTCCAGGCGCCGGTCGATGCACGGGCGCTGCGCGCGCGGATTCGCGAAACCCTGGAGGCCTGA
- the mutL gene encoding DNA mismatch repair endonuclease MutL — protein sequence MLRLRMPPTDTASIRRLAPETASRIAAGEVIERPLSALKEILENAIDAGAGRIEVRVDGSLDRAFQVADDGCGIAADELELALERHATSKIGALEDLDRLTSLGFRGEALPSIAAVSRMRITSRRPDTEGAAFIAVDGGTVTSRGAASRAPGTTVEVSDLFHNTPARRKFLSSSTGELRAALRLIEALGLAHPQVSFRLVVGDRQRFDWPAARQEGIAGARERAASLWGARHAEQRLAFTAERSGFALQALLGLPEHARATREGQMVFVNRRWIQSPLVGHALRQAYGDLLPPGRFPVAALWISVPPDRLDVNVHPTKREVRFADDDAVFALVAGPCAQHLAHLHPPFTVVYGNAPEPRWAGRVAESPKEQTSLGLEPGPGTPAAVAPTAAAPSESVGEPELWQLHRTYVLAPVRGGLVIVDQHAAHERILYEEACDRLQSRQGEAQQLLFPALVDLEHDRFELLLEIGPSLEHLGWDLSLLGPPTVVIQGIPAGLQRERPGDVLRDILDDVARDGSDGDRVDVAERLARSYACHAAVKAGMPLTLGEMRTLVDRLFATRKPHGDPHGRPTYVRLELDDLHRRFGRS from the coding sequence ATGCTGCGGCTCCGCATGCCACCGACCGACACTGCATCGATTCGACGGCTCGCACCCGAGACCGCGTCACGGATCGCCGCCGGCGAAGTCATCGAACGCCCTTTGTCCGCCCTCAAGGAGATCCTCGAGAACGCGATCGACGCCGGGGCGGGGCGCATCGAGGTGCGCGTCGACGGCAGCCTGGATCGTGCCTTCCAGGTCGCCGATGACGGCTGCGGGATCGCGGCGGACGAGCTCGAGCTCGCGCTGGAGCGCCACGCGACCAGCAAGATCGGAGCCCTCGAAGACCTCGATCGCCTGACCTCGCTCGGCTTCCGCGGGGAAGCGCTGCCCAGCATCGCCGCCGTGAGCCGCATGCGGATCACCTCGCGACGCCCCGACACCGAAGGCGCCGCTTTCATCGCCGTGGACGGCGGAACGGTGACCTCGCGCGGCGCCGCGTCACGGGCGCCCGGCACGACGGTGGAGGTCTCCGACCTCTTTCACAACACGCCCGCGCGCCGGAAATTCCTGAGCTCGTCCACCGGCGAGCTGAGGGCCGCGCTGCGGCTCATCGAGGCGCTGGGCCTCGCTCATCCTCAAGTGTCGTTCCGGCTCGTGGTCGGCGATCGGCAACGCTTCGACTGGCCGGCCGCGCGCCAGGAAGGCATTGCCGGGGCACGGGAACGCGCCGCTTCCTTGTGGGGAGCGCGGCATGCCGAGCAGCGACTGGCGTTCACGGCCGAGCGCTCCGGCTTTGCGCTCCAGGCGTTGCTCGGGCTGCCCGAGCATGCCCGCGCGACGCGAGAAGGACAGATGGTGTTCGTCAACCGGCGCTGGATCCAGAGCCCGCTGGTCGGCCATGCGCTGCGGCAGGCCTATGGAGATCTTCTCCCGCCCGGACGCTTCCCGGTCGCAGCGCTGTGGATCTCGGTGCCCCCCGATCGGCTCGACGTGAACGTGCATCCCACCAAGCGCGAAGTTCGCTTCGCCGACGATGACGCCGTGTTCGCGCTCGTCGCTGGACCGTGCGCCCAGCACCTGGCCCATCTGCATCCTCCGTTCACCGTGGTCTATGGCAACGCGCCCGAGCCGAGGTGGGCGGGACGCGTGGCCGAGTCCCCGAAGGAACAGACCTCCCTCGGCCTCGAGCCGGGCCCGGGAACACCCGCGGCCGTGGCGCCGACCGCCGCCGCGCCCTCGGAGTCGGTGGGAGAGCCCGAGCTATGGCAGCTCCATCGCACGTACGTGCTCGCGCCCGTTCGCGGCGGCCTGGTGATCGTGGATCAGCACGCCGCGCACGAGCGGATCCTTTACGAAGAAGCGTGTGACCGCCTCCAGAGCCGGCAAGGCGAGGCGCAGCAGCTGCTCTTTCCGGCGCTGGTCGACCTCGAGCACGACCGCTTCGAGCTGCTGCTCGAGATCGGTCCGTCGCTCGAGCACCTCGGCTGGGATCTGTCCCTGCTGGGGCCACCCACGGTGGTCATCCAAGGCATCCCCGCGGGACTCCAGCGCGAGCGGCCGGGCGACGTGCTGCGCGACATCCTCGATGACGTCGCGCGCGACGGCTCTGACGGCGACCGCGTGGACGTCGCGGAGCGGCTGGCCCGCTCGTATGCGTGCCACGCTGCGGTGAAGGCCGGAATGCCGCTCACGCTCGGCGAGATGCGAACCCTCGTCGACCGGCTGTTCGCGACCCGCAAACCCCACGGCGATCCCCACGGGCGCCCCACCTACGTGAGGCTCGAGCTCGACGACCTCCACCGCCGATTCGGGCGCAGCTAG